A single Orcinus orca chromosome 2, mOrcOrc1.1, whole genome shotgun sequence DNA region contains:
- the HACD3 gene encoding very-long-chain (3R)-3-hydroxyacyl-CoA dehydratase 3 isoform X2: MENQVLTPHVYWAQRHRELYLRVELSDVQNPAISITENVLHFKAQGHGAKGDNVYEFHLEFLDLVKPELVYKLTQRQVNITVQKKVSQWWERLTKQEKRPLFLAPDFDRWLDESDAEMELRAKEEERLNKLRIESQGSPEKSFYDTFHTVADMMYFCQMLAVVEAINAAIGVTKSPVIPSLFQLLGRNFILFIIFGTMEEMQNKAVVFFVFYIWSTAEILRYPFYMLSCIDMDWKVLTWLRYTMWIPLYPLGCLAEAVSVIQSIPIFNETGRFSFTLPYPVKIKVRFSFFLQIYLIILFLGLYINFRHLYKQRRRRFGQKKKKIH; the protein is encoded by the exons ATGGAGAATCAGGTGCTGACGCCGCACGTCTACTGGGCTCAGCGGCACCGCGAGCTGTATCTGCGCGTGGAGCTGAGTGACGTGCAG AATCCTGCCATCAGCATCACTGAAAATGTGCTGCATTTCAAAG ctCAGGGGCATGGTGCCAAAGGAGACAATGTTTATGAATTTCACCTGGAGTTCTTAGACCTTGTGAAGCCAGAG CTGGTTTACAAACTGACCCAGAGGCAGGTGAACATCACGGTACAGAAGAAGGTGAGCCAGTGGTGGGAGAGACTCACCAAGCAGGAGAAGCGCCCACTGTTTTTGGCCCCTGACTTTGATCGTTGGCTGGACGAGTCTGATGCTGAAATGGAGCTCAGAGCCAAG GAAGAAGAACGCCTAAATAAACTCAGAATTGAAAGCCAAGGCTCCCCTGAAA AGTCCTTTTATGACACGTTCCACACCGTGGCTGACATGATGTATTTCTGCCAGATGCTGGCAGTTGTGGAAGCTATCAATGCAGCAATTGGAGTCACTAAGTCACCAGTGATACCTTCTCTTTTCCAG CTTCTTGGAAGaaacttcattttgtttatcatctttgGCACCATggaagaaatgcaaaacaaagctgtggttttctttgtgttttatatatgGAGCACAGCTGAAATTTTGAG GTACCCCTTCTACATGCTTTCCTGCATTGACATGGATTGGAAGGTGCTCACATGGCTTCGTTACACTATGTGGATTCCCCTATATCCTCTGGGATGTTTGGCAGAAG CTGTCTCAGTGATCCAGTCCATTCCAATATTTAATGAAACAGGAAGATTCAGCTTCACATTGCCATATCCAGTGAAAATCAAagttagattttccttttttcttcagatttatcttataatattatttttag
- the HACD3 gene encoding very-long-chain (3R)-3-hydroxyacyl-CoA dehydratase 3 isoform X1 — MENQVLTPHVYWAQRHRELYLRVELSDVQNPAISITENVLHFKAQGHGAKGDNVYEFHLEFLDLVKPELVYKLTQRQVNITVQKKVSQWWERLTKQEKRPLFLAPDFDRWLDESDAEMELRAKEEERLNKLRIESQGSPETLASLKKGYLFMYNLVQFLGFSWIFVNMTVRFLILGKESFYDTFHTVADMMYFCQMLAVVEAINAAIGVTKSPVIPSLFQLLGRNFILFIIFGTMEEMQNKAVVFFVFYIWSTAEILRYPFYMLSCIDMDWKVLTWLRYTMWIPLYPLGCLAEAVSVIQSIPIFNETGRFSFTLPYPVKIKVRFSFFLQIYLIILFLGLYINFRHLYKQRRRRFGQKKKKIH; from the exons ATGGAGAATCAGGTGCTGACGCCGCACGTCTACTGGGCTCAGCGGCACCGCGAGCTGTATCTGCGCGTGGAGCTGAGTGACGTGCAG AATCCTGCCATCAGCATCACTGAAAATGTGCTGCATTTCAAAG ctCAGGGGCATGGTGCCAAAGGAGACAATGTTTATGAATTTCACCTGGAGTTCTTAGACCTTGTGAAGCCAGAG CTGGTTTACAAACTGACCCAGAGGCAGGTGAACATCACGGTACAGAAGAAGGTGAGCCAGTGGTGGGAGAGACTCACCAAGCAGGAGAAGCGCCCACTGTTTTTGGCCCCTGACTTTGATCGTTGGCTGGACGAGTCTGATGCTGAAATGGAGCTCAGAGCCAAG GAAGAAGAACGCCTAAATAAACTCAGAATTGAAAGCCAAGGCTCCCCTGAAA CTCTTGCAAGCTTGAAGAAAGGATACCTGTTCATGTATAATCTAGTGCAGTTCTTGGGATTCTCCTGGATATTTGTCAACATGACTGTGCGGTTCCTTATCTTGGGAAAAG AGTCCTTTTATGACACGTTCCACACCGTGGCTGACATGATGTATTTCTGCCAGATGCTGGCAGTTGTGGAAGCTATCAATGCAGCAATTGGAGTCACTAAGTCACCAGTGATACCTTCTCTTTTCCAG CTTCTTGGAAGaaacttcattttgtttatcatctttgGCACCATggaagaaatgcaaaacaaagctgtggttttctttgtgttttatatatgGAGCACAGCTGAAATTTTGAG GTACCCCTTCTACATGCTTTCCTGCATTGACATGGATTGGAAGGTGCTCACATGGCTTCGTTACACTATGTGGATTCCCCTATATCCTCTGGGATGTTTGGCAGAAG CTGTCTCAGTGATCCAGTCCATTCCAATATTTAATGAAACAGGAAGATTCAGCTTCACATTGCCATATCCAGTGAAAATCAAagttagattttccttttttcttcagatttatcttataatattatttttag